Proteins encoded in a region of the bacterium genome:
- a CDS encoding acyl-CoA dehydrogenase family protein, which produces MDFRLTEEDRALVERARGLGGEFATRAREYDEAAAFPEKDFDQLRAGGLLALTVPTALGGHGFWQGTRFLPFYLVLEAIASGAASTAQLLQVHSHASGIVAYLGNEKQRRRILGDVAARGALIASCGSETDPARISSSTVESVLRPADGGFRLSGVKHFGSLAPAADYYLIYVLAPGTRTVAEGYTTVIVPKGTPGVSLEDTWDTMGMRATISWSLRLNDVFVPVENVIGEPGDWVQRDPRTFTLGYVANHLGTAQGVFDFVRRYVQERPFLAKDDVTACTLGEMDAALQATRTSMWYAAWLWEQGRYDDAELASMRALHTSKQAAIMITTKAFDVCGARSAFKTLPLERALRDVRTFTLHFRESQVLRMLADADLGGAFHSKQKYGPKLPPEALKSLRVST; this is translated from the coding sequence ATGGACTTCCGTCTGACCGAAGAGGACCGCGCACTTGTCGAACGTGCCCGCGGGCTCGGGGGCGAGTTTGCCACACGGGCGCGCGAATACGATGAAGCCGCGGCGTTCCCGGAGAAGGACTTCGATCAACTGCGCGCAGGGGGCCTGCTCGCGCTGACGGTGCCGACCGCGCTGGGCGGCCACGGGTTCTGGCAGGGCACGCGGTTTCTGCCGTTTTACTTGGTGCTCGAGGCCATCGCCTCCGGGGCGGCATCGACCGCCCAATTGCTCCAGGTTCACTCCCATGCCAGCGGGATCGTCGCCTACCTGGGGAATGAGAAGCAGCGCCGCCGGATCCTGGGCGACGTCGCCGCGCGAGGTGCCCTCATCGCCTCCTGCGGGAGCGAGACCGATCCCGCCCGGATCAGCTCGAGCACGGTCGAATCGGTCCTGCGTCCCGCGGACGGCGGCTTCCGTCTTTCCGGGGTGAAGCATTTTGGCTCACTGGCCCCCGCCGCGGACTACTATCTGATCTATGTGCTGGCGCCGGGCACCCGCACCGTGGCCGAGGGGTATACGACCGTGATCGTGCCCAAGGGGACACCCGGCGTGTCTCTGGAAGATACGTGGGACACCATGGGCATGCGGGCGACGATCAGCTGGAGCCTACGCCTCAACGACGTCTTCGTCCCTGTCGAGAACGTGATCGGCGAGCCGGGCGACTGGGTGCAGCGGGACCCGCGCACGTTCACCCTCGGATACGTAGCCAACCACCTCGGCACGGCGCAGGGGGTGTTCGACTTCGTCCGGCGGTATGTCCAGGAGCGCCCCTTCCTGGCGAAAGACGATGTGACGGCCTGCACCCTTGGCGAAATGGACGCCGCGCTCCAGGCCACCCGCACGTCGATGTGGTACGCCGCCTGGCTGTGGGAGCAGGGCCGGTACGACGACGCCGAACTGGCCTCGATGCGCGCCCTGCACACCTCAAAGCAGGCGGCGATCATGATCACGACCAAGGCGTTCGACGTCTGCGGCGCGCGCAGCGCTTTCAAGACGCTCCCGCTCGAACGCGCGCTCCGGGACGTGCGCACGTTCACCCTCCACTTCCGCGAATCCCAGGTCTTGCGCATGCTGGCCGACGCCGATCTCGGCGGCGCGTTTCACTCGAAGCAGAAGTACGGCCCGAAGCTTCCGCCCGAGGCTCTGAAATCTCTTCGCGTATCGACGTAG
- a CDS encoding M20 family metallopeptidase, with translation MTERIYRVLATRQRSMVEELGAYVSAESGSRDKPGVDRAGRLAADALAATGFAVETVPQPSCGDHLVARRAGGGRGRLLALLHLDTVWPRGTLANNPFRVEGGRAYGPGVLDMKGGWVVLFSALRALGEMEWDGLAATTVFLCGDEELGSPTGRAWIEREARRADWTLVMEPARENGALVVQRGMVGALSLEVSGITAHTTAPERGASAVHALAHKILELEDLTDPVRGTLVTVGVAAGGSARQVIPDRATASVDVRARTAGDAEELLRRIQIIAGAPHVSGTSAQLAGGITRPAFERTPGGERLLQLAQACGREIGLALDGAATQAGSDGNFTGALGIPTLDGLGAEGGHACSRNEFVLVESLPRRAALLAGLIAKLPPSDTARG, from the coding sequence ATGACGGAGCGGATTTACCGAGTTCTCGCCACGCGCCAGCGGTCCATGGTTGAGGAACTCGGAGCGTACGTGTCCGCCGAGAGCGGCTCGCGGGACAAGCCGGGGGTCGATCGCGCGGGGCGACTTGCCGCAGACGCTCTGGCCGCGACCGGATTCGCCGTCGAAACCGTGCCTCAGCCGTCGTGCGGCGACCACCTGGTTGCGCGCAGGGCGGGCGGCGGGCGCGGCCGCCTGCTCGCCCTGCTCCACCTGGACACGGTCTGGCCGCGGGGGACGCTGGCGAACAACCCGTTTCGGGTCGAGGGCGGACGGGCGTACGGCCCCGGGGTCTTGGACATGAAGGGCGGGTGGGTGGTGCTCTTCTCGGCGCTGCGCGCTCTGGGGGAGATGGAGTGGGACGGGCTCGCGGCGACCACGGTGTTCCTCTGTGGCGACGAGGAACTGGGGAGCCCGACAGGCCGGGCGTGGATCGAGCGCGAGGCGCGGCGTGCCGACTGGACCTTGGTCATGGAGCCTGCCCGGGAGAATGGCGCCCTGGTCGTGCAACGCGGCATGGTCGGGGCCCTGTCGCTGGAGGTGAGCGGTATCACCGCGCACACCACCGCGCCGGAGCGCGGGGCGAGCGCCGTCCACGCGCTCGCCCACAAGATCCTGGAACTGGAGGACCTGACCGACCCCGTGCGCGGAACGCTGGTCACCGTCGGCGTCGCCGCTGGGGGCAGCGCCCGACAGGTGATCCCGGACCGGGCGACCGCCAGCGTCGATGTGCGCGCCCGCACCGCGGGTGACGCCGAGGAACTTCTGCGACGCATCCAGATCATCGCCGGCGCCCCCCACGTCTCGGGGACGTCCGCACAACTCGCAGGGGGGATTACGCGGCCTGCGTTTGAACGCACCCCGGGGGGAGAACGGCTGCTCCAACTGGCGCAGGCCTGCGGCCGGGAGATCGGTCTCGCCCTGGACGGAGCGGCTACCCAGGCGGGGTCCGACGGCAATTTTACCGGCGCGCTGGGGATCCCGACGCTTGACGGTCTCGGCGCAGAAGGCGGGCACGCTTGCAGCCGGAATGAGTTCGTACTCGTCGAGTCGTTACCACGGCGGGCGGCGCTGCTCGCGGGGTTGATCGCGAAGCTTCCCCCCTCGGATACCGCGAGGGGGTAA